The following coding sequences are from one Ruminococcus flavefaciens AE3010 window:
- a CDS encoding CPBP family intramembrane glutamic endopeptidase, whose translation MGTTEKNISKNKALIIYIIAFYTIWALYEFFGKPVINDLIPGIVSSEIVKEVVIKNLVWILPAALLVHHYKDDVYIGLKEMFTTKVKWLHYLPVFLLFVLYPLVSAYRMKGSLSLSSDFGAEQVIDFSFVGITEEMVFRGWLLNAMVGKNKKNQWKAILLNSLMFVAIHIPTWTMQGILGDAFLHFGFVYIIILSIIFSITFLKSRNILIPVALHMIWDFLLNMF comes from the coding sequence ATGGGAACTACTGAAAAAAATATATCAAAAAACAAAGCACTCATCATTTATATCATTGCTTTTTACACAATATGGGCACTATATGAATTTTTCGGAAAACCTGTCATAAATGACCTTATTCCTGGAATAGTCAGTTCAGAGATCGTAAAAGAGGTTGTTATCAAAAATCTTGTATGGATACTTCCGGCAGCACTTCTTGTACATCATTACAAAGACGATGTCTATATCGGGCTCAAAGAGATGTTTACGACAAAGGTGAAATGGCTGCATTATCTGCCCGTATTCTTGCTCTTTGTGCTCTATCCTCTTGTCAGTGCGTATCGTATGAAAGGTTCATTATCTCTAAGCAGCGATTTTGGTGCAGAACAGGTCATAGATTTTTCATTTGTCGGCATCACAGAAGAAATGGTCTTCCGCGGCTGGCTGCTAAATGCTATGGTCGGCAAGAACAAAAAGAATCAGTGGAAGGCGATACTGCTGAATTCACTGATGTTCGTGGCAATACATATCCCGACATGGACCATGCAAGGCATACTGGGAGATGCTTTTCTTCACTTCGGTTTTGTTTATATCATCATTCTAAGTATCATATTCAGTATAACTTTTTTGAAAAGCAGAAATATTCTCATTCCCGTGGCTCTGCACATGATATGGGATTTTCTGCTGAATATGTTCTGA
- a CDS encoding sodium/proline symporter, protein MNTTDIIIIGTIIAYLILMVAVGFIFSKKNENVGDFYLGGRKLGPLVTAMSAEASDMSSWLLMGLPGVAYLTGGAEAGWTAIGLAIGTYLNWLFVAKRLRVYSQRCGAITIPDFFSERYKDKSKILMGVSALIILIFFVPYTASGFSACGKLFSSLFGWDYHLAMIISAAIIISYTCTGGFLAASTTDLIQSIVMTVALISIVIFGINAAGGFGNVIENADSLKGYLSLSHIHNTETGAADKYTFLTIASTLAWGLGYFGMPHILLRFMAIENKNKIKTSRRIASVWVVISMGIAIVIGFIGNALSDSGKLEALDGSNSEKVVIKIAQYMSEHHVGLAVIAGLVFAGILACTMSTSDSQLLAASSSMSENILKGVFNVKMSDKASMLVARVVLLVIAVCGVALAWDQDSSVFRVVSFAWAGFGATFGPVMLAALFWKRSNKWGAIAGLIVGAVMVFVWKFAIAPMGGVLAIYELLPAFLCAFAAIIIVSLVTGAPETETTLEYETVKAELNK, encoded by the coding sequence ATGAACACGACAGACATCATCATTATCGGGACGATAATCGCCTATCTCATTCTAATGGTCGCAGTAGGCTTTATCTTCTCAAAGAAAAACGAAAACGTTGGCGATTTCTATCTCGGCGGACGTAAGCTTGGACCTCTGGTAACTGCAATGAGTGCAGAGGCATCAGACATGAGCAGCTGGCTCCTCATGGGACTTCCCGGAGTCGCCTATCTCACAGGTGGAGCTGAAGCAGGCTGGACTGCTATCGGACTTGCTATCGGTACATACCTTAACTGGCTCTTTGTAGCAAAGCGGCTGAGAGTCTACAGCCAGCGCTGCGGTGCTATCACTATCCCAGACTTTTTCTCTGAGCGATATAAGGACAAGAGCAAGATACTAATGGGCGTTTCGGCTCTCATAATCCTCATCTTTTTTGTTCCCTATACCGCTTCAGGCTTCTCTGCCTGCGGAAAACTGTTCAGCTCATTGTTTGGCTGGGATTATCATCTTGCAATGATAATCAGTGCTGCTATTATCATTTCCTATACCTGTACAGGCGGATTCCTTGCAGCAAGTACCACTGACCTTATCCAGAGTATCGTAATGACCGTTGCCCTTATAAGCATCGTCATCTTTGGTATCAATGCAGCAGGCGGATTCGGCAATGTTATTGAAAATGCCGATTCATTGAAAGGATATTTATCTCTGAGCCATATCCATAATACAGAAACAGGCGCAGCAGATAAATATACATTTCTCACCATAGCTTCTACTCTTGCATGGGGACTAGGCTACTTCGGTATGCCGCATATACTCCTCCGCTTCATGGCTATCGAGAACAAAAACAAGATAAAGACTTCAAGAAGAATTGCTTCTGTATGGGTAGTTATCTCAATGGGTATCGCTATAGTCATCGGCTTTATCGGAAACGCTCTTTCAGACAGCGGAAAGCTTGAAGCTCTTGACGGCAGCAATTCCGAAAAGGTTGTTATCAAGATAGCTCAGTACATGAGCGAGCATCATGTGGGACTTGCTGTTATTGCAGGACTTGTATTCGCAGGTATCCTTGCATGTACTATGTCCACATCTGATTCACAGCTCCTTGCAGCTTCATCATCAATGTCAGAGAATATCCTTAAAGGCGTATTCAATGTAAAAATGAGCGATAAGGCTTCTATGCTGGTTGCACGAGTTGTACTCCTCGTTATCGCAGTCTGCGGCGTTGCGCTCGCATGGGATCAGGACAGCTCGGTATTCAGAGTAGTATCCTTTGCATGGGCTGGCTTCGGTGCGACTTTCGGACCTGTAATGCTTGCAGCTCTCTTCTGGAAGCGTTCAAATAAATGGGGCGCTATTGCAGGACTTATTGTAGGTGCAGTAATGGTATTCGTATGGAAGTTCGCAATTGCTCCTATGGGCGGCGTACTTGCAATATACGAGCTTCTTCCTGCATTCCTCTGCGCATTTGCAGCTATTATCATAGTATCTCTGGTAACAGGCGCTCCCGAAACGGAAACAACTCTGGAATATGAAACTGTAAAGGCAGAACTCAACAAGTAA
- a CDS encoding sigma-70 family RNA polymerase sigma factor yields MTDQKFKKYMERSPEECMRVVFDEYCNYVYVIAATKLKNCGTTEDIEECVSDVFTEVFKRINYIGERNGDLKGFIGVIAKRKAIDMYRKLSVKADRTISTDDEGFIEISSGENIIESTEMSERNSILLNKIKELGEPDTTIIIKQYYYNMTVAEIGKAISMTAAAVQKRSVRARKKLKTMLCEVGINY; encoded by the coding sequence ATGACAGATCAGAAGTTCAAGAAATACATGGAACGATCTCCGGAAGAGTGCATGAGAGTAGTTTTCGATGAATACTGCAATTATGTATACGTAATAGCTGCAACTAAACTAAAAAACTGCGGTACTACGGAAGATATAGAGGAATGTGTGAGTGATGTTTTTACTGAGGTGTTCAAAAGGATAAATTATATTGGTGAGCGCAATGGCGACCTGAAAGGATTTATCGGAGTTATCGCCAAACGCAAAGCAATAGATATGTACAGAAAACTTAGTGTAAAAGCTGATAGGACCATATCTACTGATGATGAAGGATTCATAGAAATATCGTCCGGAGAAAACATAATAGAATCTACTGAGATGTCAGAACGTAATTCCATCTTACTTAATAAAATAAAAGAATTAGGCGAACCTGACACGACGATCATAATAAAGCAGTACTACTACAATATGACAGTAGCTGAAATAGGGAAAGCAATTTCAATGACAGCAGCCGCTGTACAGAAACGAAGCGTTCGTGCAAGAAAAAAGCTGAAAACGATGCTTTGTGAAGTCGGCATAAATTATTGA
- a CDS encoding BspA family leucine-rich repeat surface protein, whose product MRFKKFLSFALALTLSFGALQTFERNVPNCFAEEDEDDSTINYLNCIQFNKETGIMKLYGNVDKDAVQSFNNQYADSHPDSKIYKRHGVKTIVTAPGAVLPEDSSYLFSYFTEATTIDLSYSDTSNVTNMEDMFCHDKEVRTIKMPNIDTSKVTKMNAMFIWCRELKTLDLTNLDTSNVTTMEAMFAGCTSLEDFDLKNIDTSKVRNMSKMFQDCEKAVFIDLDNFDTSNVTNMSYMFSNCKELQFAPITQTDGITGEIIGGFNTSKVTNMSYMFENCEKFEPINLPGFDTTKVQNMEGMFKGCKSIKEIDLSNFKVNNVVNMSYMLSDCTGLEQVNMKDFIPSHKLTTTSYMFSNCSSLETIYVDNNWPESVVKSVIFTENMFLDCKSLKGGNGTKYNEAYTGCQYANIDTKHNPGYLTAYDPSLTPLDGSGHLGDVNNDGRIDATDASDVLSKYAEYAVSRKTPSAYDLYKYDVNGDGKIDAVDATYILSYYAYKQTGGTDSFVDYMKNH is encoded by the coding sequence ATGCGGTTTAAGAAATTTTTATCATTCGCCTTAGCGCTCACCCTCTCATTCGGCGCTTTGCAGACATTTGAACGTAACGTTCCCAATTGTTTTGCGGAAGAAGATGAAGACGATAGTACCATAAATTATTTGAATTGTATCCAATTCAATAAAGAAACAGGTATAATGAAATTATATGGTAATGTTGATAAAGACGCTGTACAGAGCTTCAATAACCAATATGCTGATTCACATCCTGATTCCAAAATATATAAAAGACATGGTGTAAAAACTATAGTTACAGCTCCTGGAGCAGTTCTACCAGAAGATAGTTCTTATCTATTCTCTTATTTTACGGAAGCAACTACTATAGATCTTAGTTATTCAGATACAAGTAATGTTACAAATATGGAAGATATGTTTTGTCACGATAAGGAAGTCAGAACAATAAAAATGCCTAATATAGATACATCTAAGGTAACAAAAATGAATGCTATGTTTATTTGGTGTCGTGAGTTAAAAACCCTCGATTTGACAAATCTTGACACTTCAAATGTTACAACTATGGAAGCAATGTTTGCTGGTTGTACATCTTTAGAAGATTTTGATTTAAAAAACATAGATACTTCAAAAGTCAGAAATATGTCAAAAATGTTTCAAGATTGCGAAAAAGCCGTATTTATTGATTTAGACAATTTTGATACATCAAATGTTACAAATATGAGCTATATGTTTAGTAATTGTAAAGAACTACAGTTTGCACCCATTACTCAAACAGATGGCATAACAGGTGAGATTATTGGCGGTTTTAATACTTCTAAAGTTACAAATATGAGTTATATGTTTGAAAACTGCGAGAAGTTTGAACCAATAAATTTGCCTGGATTTGATACTACAAAAGTTCAGAATATGGAAGGAATGTTCAAGGGTTGTAAATCAATAAAAGAAATTGATCTTTCAAATTTCAAGGTAAACAATGTTGTAAATATGAGTTATATGCTCTCAGATTGCACAGGGCTTGAGCAGGTTAATATGAAAGACTTTATTCCTTCGCATAAACTCACTACTACAAGCTATATGTTTTCAAACTGCTCTTCTCTTGAAACAATATATGTCGACAATAACTGGCCTGAAAGCGTTGTAAAAAGTGTTATTTTTACTGAAAATATGTTTCTTGACTGCAAAAGTTTAAAAGGCGGCAATGGTACAAAATATAACGAAGCATATACAGGCTGTCAGTATGCCAATATCGATACAAAGCATAATCCTGGTTATCTTACAGCATATGATCCTTCTTTGACTCCTTTGGATGGAAGTGGGCATCTCGGTGATGTAAATAACGACGGAAGAATAGACGCAACTGACGCTTCTGATGTCCTTTCAAAATATGCAGAATATGCTGTTAGCAGAAAAACTCCCTCTGCTTATGATCTATATAAGTATGATGTAAATGGTGACGGTAAAATAGATGCTGTTGATGCTACATATATTCTTTCTTATTACGCATACAAGCAGACAGGCGGAACAGATTCATTTGTAGATTACATGAAAAATCACTGA
- a CDS encoding VanZ family protein — protein MLLVYICLVVIARFVYFPLHFADGKIGTLTIGFSTTLSDMISLIPFFFFFDRYDGWLINIIGNIAMFIPVGIVWPICFRKLDSIKKTVFAGICFIIFIELSQLLCTERHTDIDDVILNTSGVLIGACILFAIRKSRNDVS, from the coding sequence ATGCTTCTTGTATACATATGCCTTGTAGTTATTGCAAGATTTGTATACTTCCCGTTACATTTTGCTGACGGGAAAATAGGTACTCTAACGATTGGATTTTCAACTACATTGTCTGACATGATAAGTTTAATCCCGTTCTTTTTTTTCTTTGACAGATATGATGGATGGCTTATCAATATTATCGGGAACATAGCAATGTTTATACCAGTAGGAATAGTATGGCCTATCTGTTTTAGAAAGCTTGATAGTATCAAAAAAACTGTGTTTGCCGGTATTTGTTTTATTATCTTTATTGAGCTTTCCCAGTTGTTATGTACAGAAAGGCATACAGATATTGATGACGTGATACTAAATACAAGCGGTGTTTTGATCGGAGCGTGTATTTTATTTGCTATACGAAAAAGTCGTAATGATGTGTCTTAG
- a CDS encoding alanine/glycine:cation symporter family protein — protein MDKINDIISQIDSYVWGLPLIILIMACGILLTFRLRFLQVHKLGKALKYMVKNEEEGNGEVSSFAALCTALSATVGTGNIVGVATAISAGGSGALFWMELAAFFGMATKYAEGMLAVKYRIKDENGNILGGPFYYIENGLGKKWKWLGKMFAIFGLLAGIMGIGTITQINGITSAANNFFDPQQSHTVSVFGMEYTWTTVIAGAVITLLTALIVIGGIKRIATVSEIVVPVMIIAYAGCCLIIIFCHITEIPTALSSIIKGAFSLKAAAGGAAGTVMMYAMKSGVARGIFSNEAGLGSAPIAAAAAKTNEPVRQGLVTMTGTFIDTIIVCTMTGLAIIMSGSHNTSELKGVMITMDAFDYGLPFSERISSFILMSCLAVFAFTTILGWNYYSERCLSYLTGANQKITGIYRWVYIAAVFIGPYLAVEAVWNLADIFNGLMAIPNVVAIILLSGVISSETKDYLTRLKAGKVKE, from the coding sequence ATGGATAAGATCAACGATATAATCAGTCAGATCGACAGCTATGTATGGGGACTTCCGCTTATTATCCTCATCATGGCTTGCGGAATATTACTTACATTCAGACTGAGATTTTTGCAGGTACATAAACTTGGCAAGGCATTGAAGTACATGGTGAAGAATGAAGAGGAAGGCAACGGTGAAGTATCAAGCTTCGCGGCACTTTGCACCGCTCTCTCGGCTACCGTCGGAACAGGCAATATAGTCGGAGTCGCAACGGCTATTTCGGCAGGCGGTTCAGGAGCTCTGTTCTGGATGGAGCTTGCCGCATTTTTCGGTATGGCTACAAAATATGCAGAGGGAATGCTTGCGGTAAAATACCGTATCAAGGACGAAAACGGCAATATCCTCGGCGGTCCTTTCTATTATATTGAAAACGGACTCGGAAAGAAATGGAAATGGCTTGGTAAAATGTTTGCAATTTTCGGGCTCCTTGCAGGTATCATGGGAATAGGTACTATAACCCAGATAAACGGTATCACATCAGCTGCAAATAATTTTTTTGACCCGCAGCAAAGTCATACAGTTTCTGTATTTGGCATGGAATACACTTGGACTACCGTAATTGCAGGTGCTGTAATAACTCTGCTGACCGCACTTATCGTTATTGGCGGCATCAAGCGTATTGCCACTGTTTCAGAGATAGTAGTCCCCGTAATGATAATCGCTTATGCAGGCTGCTGTCTTATCATTATTTTCTGCCATATAACAGAGATACCCACGGCATTATCATCTATCATCAAAGGCGCATTCAGCCTTAAAGCTGCCGCAGGCGGTGCGGCTGGAACTGTAATGATGTACGCTATGAAAAGCGGTGTTGCAAGAGGTATCTTCTCAAACGAAGCAGGCCTCGGCTCTGCACCTATTGCAGCCGCTGCCGCCAAAACCAACGAGCCTGTACGTCAAGGTCTTGTTACTATGACAGGTACATTCATCGACACTATCATTGTCTGTACAATGACCGGTCTCGCCATAATCATGTCAGGAAGCCACAATACCTCTGAACTTAAAGGCGTTATGATAACTATGGATGCATTTGACTACGGGCTGCCGTTCAGCGAGAGAATATCCTCGTTCATACTCATGTCCTGTCTTGCAGTGTTTGCGTTTACCACCATACTCGGCTGGAACTATTATTCGGAGCGCTGCCTTTCTTATCTGACAGGCGCTAACCAAAAGATAACAGGAATATATCGCTGGGTGTACATCGCCGCTGTTTTCATAGGTCCTTACCTTGCTGTTGAAGCAGTCTGGAATCTGGCGGACATATTCAACGGTCTTATGGCAATACCTAATGTTGTAGCGATAATCCTGCTCTCGGGAGTAATATCCTCCGAGACAAAAGATTACTTAACAAGACTAAAAGCAGGAAAAGTAAAGGAATAA
- a CDS encoding dockerin type I domain-containing protein: MLIETPYYYRPYIEKLCKDKEVGDVDFDGSVNAIDASYVLSYYAETAVNAEISNVTVAHMEYMADINSDGAVNSVDASEILSTYASNSVNG; encoded by the coding sequence TTGTTAATAGAAACGCCATATTACTACAGACCTTACATCGAGAAGCTCTGCAAGGACAAGGAAGTGGGCGACGTTGACTTTGACGGCAGTGTAAACGCAATCGACGCAAGCTATGTTCTCAGCTACTATGCAGAAACAGCTGTAAATGCAGAGATCAGCAATGTTACTGTGGCTCATATGGAGTATATGGCAGACATCAATTCAGACGGTGCTGTAAACAGTGTGGATGCTTCCGAGATACTCTCAACTTACGCATCAAATTCAGTTAATGGCTGA
- a CDS encoding SH3 domain-containing protein codes for MRKHTKGFLSAVISAALCTANISLNVVNADIIIDHDCSGIDKGYYFEIANNDKDSQPEFMIMPGGNYKCSWDNDEDFSAGRALKFASPVEYSDLGAISYKYWKRIDLESFSADGKSYVRFGIRLHNSKGDVFDILEIDSSPDKKSITEKQGGYKKIGELVSKEALNDYSVLGPTDGESIDVAYSIYVRRNDDGKGSTFLCRRDEPMDVNNDIEDDRRININDKLDAIAAAGYDLGEITDIGLFLESSYSKGEATVYMYDISIENMPEIASDEYEDASSPLIVKDYDYGARTGYYYGMNSRFSDDRMEVIAPSCFKAEWDSRENRYKNDPYFERGKQYESGQSYKTVSGSSMEYTMNFDAEGDFSVSTAAKFSSIEMPEYYLFNEFYIVDACSKNWVPSERAEKIGEFSAEGMEYDVYDGSVGMIGTGKARFTRKYYFISKDAEANGIKGTVTAKHDMAPYMKYVYDKGDPIGCPDILVVQLNGGVSKGTAELVKCDVSFPDFAADGGEFERETRRIDSSRFHNDIFVNGLVYGKNGDSMTMKGYAGEDINCSWGRYTAPAFASGDYEYPRNFYVGLNDIMDENRKYGVRNNESLLVNYCVSMGDITAIKEGHYWSAGARIRCYNEKAMFGTVPSDEYDGCEIIVADKWDGELTGRKNDCLDPQEVGVIESNDVKYDVILTVPEVKEDNFQFILLKRQNQLESVPGAENQYTGTIDAADIARKLGGLGIETYDIWDAYFSLEVYGNEGAAVINSADVDKVNKKKVIYTDSDLNDLSDFVLGKTSDIPAGKDYDLNGDGKWDIYDLCLMRKELVNKLSLEYVEPDNRNGFVAFYDVVGDEVKLYRGPDESYEAVASIPKGTQISEIGFQDMKDVWFFTEYNGQNGWVNLNEGIDPVTVGFNWGKPVIYLYPEEETDVHVELELTSSDLYTTYPRYNNGWDVTASPDGSLLNKADGTHHKYLFWESVNARTRFDYSKGFCVAGSDTESFLKEKLSYMGLTEDEMNEFIVYWLPLMEHNKYNLISFQGDVYTDSAKLNITPTPDSMLRVFMTYVPLEEAIDIEPQQLSTFERTGFTVVEWGGSEIKS; via the coding sequence ATGAGAAAACACACAAAAGGCTTTTTATCCGCTGTTATTTCAGCGGCATTGTGTACTGCAAACATATCGCTTAATGTTGTCAATGCAGATATCATTATCGACCATGATTGCAGCGGTATCGACAAGGGCTACTACTTTGAGATAGCAAATAATGATAAGGACAGTCAGCCCGAATTCATGATCATGCCCGGAGGCAACTATAAGTGCAGCTGGGATAACGATGAGGATTTTTCAGCCGGAAGAGCTTTGAAATTCGCTTCACCGGTCGAATATTCAGACCTGGGAGCCATAAGTTACAAATACTGGAAGCGAATAGATTTGGAGAGTTTCAGCGCTGATGGAAAGTCGTATGTAAGATTCGGCATAAGGCTCCACAATTCAAAAGGCGACGTATTTGACATACTTGAAATCGACTCTTCGCCTGATAAGAAGAGCATTACCGAAAAGCAGGGCGGATACAAGAAAATAGGAGAACTTGTTTCAAAGGAAGCACTTAACGATTACAGCGTTTTAGGTCCCACAGACGGGGAATCTATAGATGTGGCATATAGTATTTATGTGCGCAGGAATGATGATGGTAAGGGCAGTACCTTCCTGTGCCGCAGAGACGAACCTATGGATGTGAATAACGATATCGAGGATGATAGAAGAATAAATATCAACGATAAGCTGGACGCTATAGCTGCGGCAGGCTACGACCTCGGAGAGATAACGGACATTGGTCTGTTTCTGGAAAGTTCGTATTCCAAGGGCGAGGCTACGGTATACATGTATGATATTTCTATAGAGAATATGCCAGAGATAGCTTCCGACGAGTATGAAGATGCGTCGTCTCCGCTTATCGTCAAGGATTACGATTACGGAGCACGTACAGGCTATTATTATGGCATGAACAGCAGATTCTCCGATGACAGGATGGAGGTCATTGCACCGTCTTGTTTTAAGGCTGAATGGGATTCAAGGGAAAACAGGTACAAAAACGATCCGTATTTTGAGCGCGGAAAGCAGTACGAAAGCGGACAGTCCTACAAGACTGTCTCGGGTTCTTCTATGGAGTATACCATGAATTTCGACGCTGAGGGCGATTTTTCGGTAAGTACCGCAGCTAAGTTTTCAAGTATTGAAATGCCGGAATACTACCTGTTTAACGAATTCTATATCGTAGACGCCTGCAGCAAAAACTGGGTGCCGTCGGAAAGGGCTGAAAAGATAGGAGAATTCAGTGCGGAAGGTATGGAATACGACGTTTATGACGGTTCAGTCGGTATGATCGGCACAGGCAAGGCGAGATTTACGAGAAAGTATTACTTTATCAGCAAGGACGCTGAGGCAAACGGAATAAAAGGAACAGTTACTGCAAAGCATGACATGGCTCCGTATATGAAGTATGTTTACGATAAGGGTGATCCTATCGGCTGTCCCGATATTCTTGTGGTTCAGTTGAACGGCGGTGTGTCCAAGGGAACCGCAGAGCTTGTAAAATGCGATGTATCTTTCCCTGATTTTGCCGCAGACGGCGGTGAGTTTGAAAGAGAGACAAGAAGGATAGACAGCAGCCGTTTCCATAATGATATCTTTGTGAATGGGCTTGTTTACGGAAAGAACGGCGATTCTATGACTATGAAGGGCTATGCAGGCGAGGATATCAACTGCAGCTGGGGACGTTATACAGCTCCTGCATTCGCGTCAGGCGATTACGAATATCCCCGTAATTTCTATGTCGGACTCAATGATATCATGGACGAGAACAGGAAGTACGGCGTCAGAAACAATGAAAGCCTGCTCGTTAATTACTGCGTCAGCATGGGTGACATAACAGCGATAAAGGAAGGCCATTACTGGAGCGCAGGTGCAAGGATAAGATGCTACAACGAAAAAGCAATGTTCGGAACAGTTCCTTCTGATGAATATGACGGCTGTGAGATCATCGTTGCTGATAAATGGGACGGAGAACTTACAGGCAGAAAGAATGATTGCCTCGATCCTCAGGAGGTCGGCGTTATCGAATCAAACGACGTGAAATATGACGTTATACTTACTGTTCCTGAGGTAAAGGAGGATAATTTTCAGTTTATTCTCCTCAAAAGGCAGAATCAGCTTGAGTCAGTCCCGGGGGCAGAAAATCAATATACAGGCACTATTGACGCGGCAGATATTGCCAGAAAGCTTGGCGGACTCGGCATCGAGACATATGACATTTGGGACGCTTATTTTTCTCTGGAGGTCTATGGCAACGAAGGGGCGGCTGTGATCAATTCGGCAGATGTCGATAAGGTGAATAAGAAGAAAGTTATTTACACTGATAGCGATCTGAATGATCTGAGCGATTTCGTACTCGGCAAAACATCAGATATTCCAGCAGGAAAGGATTACGACCTTAACGGTGACGGAAAATGGGATATATACGATCTCTGTCTTATGAGAAAAGAGCTTGTCAATAAACTTTCCCTGGAGTATGTTGAACCTGATAACCGTAATGGTTTTGTAGCATTCTATGATGTTGTGGGAGATGAAGTAAAACTATACCGCGGTCCTGATGAAAGCTATGAAGCTGTTGCTTCTATCCCAAAAGGAACACAGATCAGCGAGATCGGTTTTCAGGATATGAAAGATGTATGGTTCTTTACGGAATATAACGGACAGAATGGATGGGTAAATTTAAATGAAGGAATCGATCCTGTCACCGTAGGCTTCAACTGGGGTAAACCTGTGATATACCTTTATCCGGAGGAGGAGACCGACGTTCACGTTGAGCTTGAACTGACTTCTTCAGACCTTTATACGACCTACCCAAGGTACAACAACGGCTGGGATGTAACAGCATCCCCCGACGGTTCACTCCTTAACAAGGCAGACGGCACACATCACAAGTATCTTTTCTGGGAAAGCGTGAATGCACGTACAAGATTTGATTACTCGAAGGGCTTCTGCGTCGCAGGCAGCGATACAGAGAGTTTTCTCAAGGAAAAGCTCTCATATATGGGACTGACCGAAGATGAAATGAACGAGTTCATAGTATACTGGCTGCCTCTTATGGAGCATAATAAATACAATCTCATTTCATTCCAAGGCGATGTATATACGGATTCAGCCAAACTGAACATCACACCTACACCCGACAGTATGCTCCGTGTATTCATGACGTATGTTCCGTTGGAGGAGGCAATTGATATCGAACCGCAGCAGTTATCAACCTTTGAGCGAACAGGTTTTACAGTCGTTGAATGGGGCGGTAGTGAGATCAAGTCATAA